One window of Nitrospirota bacterium genomic DNA carries:
- a CDS encoding 3',5'-cyclic-nucleotide phosphodiesterase gives MKNKKHSVTVMAIPSVLNSLKRSLLNGTVWPDFTVIPNPDNAVLKLKGIRQGNTFTVNTYKVTAYEVNHAVSAAGYVIEGKGGKRLLYTGDTGPTEKIWQATEDPVHCAIVEVSFPNKMKDMAIITGHLTAGLFRGELKKMINIPERILITHPKPQYLKQIRKEIASLMMNNIRILRDGDEFDI, from the coding sequence GTGAAAAACAAAAAACACAGTGTTACCGTAATGGCGATTCCCTCTGTATTAAACTCCCTTAAAAGAAGCCTCCTTAATGGCACGGTCTGGCCTGATTTCACAGTTATACCAAACCCCGATAATGCAGTCCTCAAGCTGAAAGGCATAAGGCAGGGTAATACATTCACTGTAAACACCTACAAGGTTACTGCATATGAGGTCAATCATGCTGTTTCAGCCGCAGGCTATGTCATCGAAGGCAAGGGCGGTAAAAGGCTTCTTTACACAGGAGACACAGGTCCTACGGAAAAGATATGGCAGGCAACAGAAGACCCCGTGCACTGTGCCATAGTAGAGGTTTCTTTCCCGAATAAGATGAAGGACATGGCAATTATAACAGGCCACCTTACAGCAGGGCTTTTTAGAGGAGAGCTTAAAAAGATGATTAACATCCCCGAAAGGATCCTCATTACACACCCCAAGCCCCAGTACCTCAAACAGATAAGAAAGGAGATAGCCAGCCTTATGATGAATAATATACGGATACTTCGTGACGGCGATGAATTCGACATATAG
- a CDS encoding acetyl-CoA carboxylase carboxyltransferase subunit beta translates to MAWFKKPKGTTLKAVKIPEGLWVKCDGCKEIIYKKEIDRNLMVCPKCNYHFRINAGERIKLLVDENSFEETSPDILSDDPLSFKDAIPYKERLKENQRKSGLKDAAISGRARINGHEVIMVIMDFFFMGGSMGSVVGEKITRAVETSLNLRLPLVIVSSSGGARMQEGIYSLMQMSKVSASIGKLKEGAVPFISILSDPTFGGVTASFAMLGDIIIAEPGSLIGFAGPRVIEQTIKQQLPENFQRAEFLLEHGIIDMVVPRKEMKTTISNILEHLMG, encoded by the coding sequence ATGGCATGGTTTAAGAAGCCAAAAGGCACAACCTTAAAGGCAGTTAAGATACCCGAAGGTCTCTGGGTCAAGTGCGACGGCTGTAAGGAGATTATCTACAAGAAGGAAATCGACAGGAACCTCATGGTCTGCCCTAAGTGCAATTATCACTTCAGGATAAATGCAGGCGAGAGGATAAAGCTTCTTGTAGATGAAAACAGTTTTGAAGAGACAAGCCCTGATATACTATCCGACGACCCGTTGTCCTTCAAAGACGCCATCCCTTATAAGGAGAGGCTCAAAGAAAACCAGAGAAAAAGCGGACTTAAAGATGCGGCCATAAGCGGAAGGGCAAGGATAAACGGGCATGAGGTCATAATGGTCATAATGGATTTTTTCTTTATGGGCGGCAGTATGGGCTCTGTAGTTGGAGAGAAGATTACAAGGGCAGTTGAGACATCCCTGAACCTAAGACTGCCCCTTGTGATAGTTTCCTCCTCAGGAGGGGCAAGGATGCAGGAGGGCATTTACTCCCTCATGCAGATGTCAAAGGTCTCAGCCTCAATCGGAAAGCTCAAGGAAGGCGCAGTGCCATTTATATCCATACTTTCGGACCCTACATTTGGTGGGGTTACTGCAAGCTTTGCAATGCTTGGGGATATTATAATCGCAGAGCCCGGCTCTCTTATTGGTTTTGCAGGACCGAGGGTCATCGAGCAGACAATCAAACAACAGCTTCCAGAGAATTTCCAAAGGGCAGAGTTTCTCCTCGAGCATGGCATCATAGATATGGTCGTCCCAAGAAAAGAGATGAAAACCACTATCTCTAATATCCTCGAGCACCTGATGGGGTGA